One part of the Micrococcus sp. 2A genome encodes these proteins:
- a CDS encoding NAD-dependent succinate-semialdehyde dehydrogenase: MTTPAGYRVQDPSTDQVVETFPALADGEVDQLLAAAETAQRAWAARPIEERATIVQKVADLFEERKDELAQIIATEMGKRVTEGVEEAEFSSAIFGYFADKGPTLAADRPIETFEGGRAMIRHLPLGVLLGVMPWNFPYYQIARFAAPNLMLGNAIVLKHAEICPRSALAVQQIMDDAGVPAGVYTNVFATHDQIAEFIADPRVAGVSLTGSERAGSVIGALAGQHLKKAVLELGGSDPYIVLDAEDPAEAARTAWATRMYNMGQACNSNKRMIVSADIHDAFVAELVSLAEAMKPGEAADEDPTVFTPLSSRGAAEGLAEQVERARQQGATVHVGGTVTDEAGARFAPAVITGVTSEMDAYREELFGPVAVVYKVESADEALTLANDSQYGLGGAVFSQDEAQAERIARQLEVGMANVNTPAGEGAEIPFGGVKRSGFGRELGPLGMDEFVNKQMYFVQD, from the coding sequence ATGACCACCCCCGCCGGCTATCGCGTGCAGGACCCCAGCACCGACCAGGTCGTGGAGACCTTCCCCGCCCTCGCCGACGGTGAGGTCGACCAGCTGCTGGCCGCCGCCGAGACCGCCCAGCGTGCGTGGGCCGCCCGCCCCATCGAGGAGCGCGCCACCATCGTGCAGAAGGTCGCGGACCTCTTCGAGGAGCGCAAGGACGAGCTCGCGCAGATCATCGCCACCGAGATGGGCAAGCGCGTGACCGAGGGCGTCGAGGAGGCCGAGTTCAGCTCGGCCATCTTCGGCTACTTCGCGGACAAGGGCCCCACCCTCGCCGCGGACCGCCCCATCGAGACCTTCGAGGGCGGCCGCGCCATGATCCGCCACCTGCCCCTGGGTGTGCTGCTGGGCGTCATGCCGTGGAACTTCCCGTACTACCAGATCGCCCGTTTCGCCGCGCCGAACCTCATGCTCGGCAACGCGATCGTGCTCAAGCACGCCGAGATCTGCCCGCGCTCGGCCCTGGCCGTGCAGCAGATCATGGACGACGCCGGCGTGCCGGCCGGCGTGTACACCAACGTGTTCGCCACGCACGACCAGATCGCCGAGTTCATCGCCGACCCGCGCGTGGCCGGCGTCTCCCTGACCGGCTCCGAGCGGGCCGGCTCCGTGATCGGCGCGCTCGCGGGCCAGCACCTCAAGAAGGCTGTCCTCGAGCTCGGCGGTTCGGACCCGTACATCGTGCTCGACGCCGAGGACCCGGCCGAGGCCGCCCGCACCGCGTGGGCGACCCGCATGTACAACATGGGCCAGGCCTGCAACTCCAACAAGCGCATGATCGTCTCGGCGGACATCCATGACGCCTTCGTGGCCGAGCTGGTGTCCCTGGCCGAGGCCATGAAGCCCGGGGAGGCCGCCGACGAGGACCCGACGGTCTTCACCCCGCTGTCCTCGCGCGGTGCCGCCGAGGGCCTGGCCGAGCAGGTGGAGCGGGCCCGTCAGCAGGGCGCGACCGTCCACGTCGGCGGGACCGTCACGGACGAGGCGGGCGCCCGCTTCGCCCCGGCCGTGATCACGGGCGTCACCTCCGAGATGGACGCCTACCGCGAGGAGCTCTTCGGCCCCGTCGCCGTCGTCTACAAGGTGGAGTCCGCGGACGAGGCGCTCACCCTCGCCAACGACTCCCAGTACGGCCTGGGCGGCGCCGTGTTCTCCCAGGACGAGGCCCAGGCCGAGAGGATCGCCCGGCAGCTCGAGGTCGGCATGGCCAACGTCAACACGCCGGCGGGCGAGGGGGCGGAGATCCCGTTCGGCGGCGTCAAGCGCTCCGGCTTCGGCCGCGAGCTCGGCCCGCTCGGCATGGACGAGTTCGTCAACAAGCAGATGTACTTCGTCCAGGACTGA